From a single Methylosinus sp. H3A genomic region:
- a CDS encoding efflux transporter outer membrane subunit → MIASLAGCMAGPDYVRPADVVPTKFKEGATNEADTKQRKGWKPITPLDEADRGSWWLVFKDPELTKLVDQVEISNQTVAAAAAAYDQARQIVREGQAGLFPTITTGYTPSRSRSTSSTGSGVYSKNFSVAANAGWEIDVWGRIRRTIEADAAATQTSAADLANAKLAAQVQLAVAYFNLRASDELQASIENTLALFRRTRDILKNQYTIGTTSRADYITADNQVLSTEATAIGVGLQRAQYEHAIAVSIGRSPSELSLPKRRWTTRTPPAVPAGVPSELLERRPDIAAAERQLQQQNALIGVAVANFYPRVTLSPALSFAATKPWPVTAAHEAWSLLGSATQTIFDGGLLDAQHKAAEASYRQAVANYRQTVLTAFQQVEDDLAAIRLIAREVERLDRAVREAREAVDVYLNQYRVGTVSFTSVVTAQATLLSGIEASLTARQNLFIATVNLIGALGGGWAASHLPAIDSLTDIATPPPPVPASALSAALSAANAQ, encoded by the coding sequence GTGATCGCATCGCTCGCCGGCTGCATGGCGGGGCCCGACTATGTCCGGCCAGCCGATGTCGTCCCGACCAAATTCAAAGAAGGCGCAACAAACGAGGCGGATACGAAGCAGCGCAAGGGTTGGAAGCCGATCACGCCGCTCGATGAAGCGGATCGCGGCTCCTGGTGGCTCGTCTTCAAAGACCCAGAACTGACCAAGCTCGTCGACCAGGTCGAAATCTCCAATCAAACCGTAGCGGCCGCCGCTGCGGCCTATGACCAAGCGCGGCAGATCGTTCGAGAGGGCCAAGCCGGCCTTTTCCCGACCATCACGACCGGCTACACGCCGTCGAGATCCCGGTCGACCTCCTCGACCGGCTCCGGCGTCTATTCCAAAAACTTCTCGGTTGCCGCCAACGCCGGCTGGGAAATCGACGTATGGGGACGTATCCGGCGAACAATCGAGGCCGACGCCGCCGCGACGCAAACGAGCGCCGCCGATCTCGCCAATGCGAAGCTCGCGGCGCAAGTCCAGCTCGCCGTCGCCTATTTCAATTTGCGCGCCTCGGACGAGCTCCAGGCCTCGATCGAGAACACGCTCGCTTTATTCCGACGCACGCGCGACATATTGAAAAACCAATATACGATCGGCACGACGTCGCGAGCCGATTACATCACCGCCGACAATCAGGTGCTCTCGACCGAGGCGACGGCGATCGGCGTCGGCTTGCAACGCGCGCAATATGAGCATGCGATCGCCGTCTCGATCGGGCGCAGCCCTTCCGAGCTCTCGCTTCCCAAGCGCCGATGGACGACACGGACGCCGCCGGCCGTTCCCGCTGGCGTTCCGTCCGAATTGTTGGAGCGTCGTCCCGATATCGCAGCAGCGGAGCGGCAATTGCAGCAGCAGAATGCGCTGATCGGCGTCGCCGTCGCCAATTTCTATCCGCGCGTGACACTCTCTCCCGCGCTGAGCTTCGCCGCGACGAAACCCTGGCCGGTGACGGCCGCGCACGAGGCCTGGTCGCTCCTGGGCAGCGCTACGCAGACTATATTCGACGGCGGCTTGCTCGACGCGCAACACAAGGCCGCCGAAGCCTCCTACCGGCAAGCGGTCGCGAACTACCGCCAGACCGTCCTCACCGCGTTCCAGCAGGTCGAGGACGATCTCGCTGCGATCCGGCTGATCGCCCGAGAAGTCGAACGCTTGGATCGCGCCGTGCGAGAGGCGCGCGAGGCCGTGGACGTCTATCTCAACCAATATCGCGTCGGCACGGTCTCCTTCACATCGGTGGTCACCGCTCAGGCGACTCTGCTCTCCGGAATTGAGGCCTCATTGACGGCGCGGCAGAATCTGTTCATTGCCACCGTCAATCTCATCGGCGCTCTGGGCGGCGGCTGGGCCGCCTCGCATTTGCCTGCGATCGACTCGCTCACCGACATCGCAACCCCGCCCCCGCCTGTCCCGGCGAGCGCGCTTTCCGCCGCCCTTTCGGCCGCGAACGCGCAGTAG
- a CDS encoding efflux RND transporter periplasmic adaptor subunit translates to MDEKVTQHEPAACAEPSGARKGLAFLKRNGSRRSPVAIGLTALIVASLGYVSYRVISPKDQSIQKPGRRGAFGGPPPVAVATVARSDIKIVRHGLLGSVTPIANVTVKTQLGGYLTEIGFKEGQYVQKGDFLAQIDPRPYEAQKAQYEGQLLRDQGLLNQARDDLRRYQSLKKLDSIAHQQAENQVWIVKQYEGSVKADQALVDNQTLNLTYARIVSPIAGRVGLRKVDAGSYVTTQDAIALVAQIDPISVIFGVPEDYIPDILRAQKKNGALEVIAFDRSDTKQLAIGRLHTLDNTIDPSTGMVSARAEFENRDEKLYPNQFVNIHLLVEVREQALTLPKTAIRKGAAGHFVYKVTGENRVVMQPVIPAGGENFDDVAGYNDGRIEILQGVAESDRIVVEGADRLREGAEVTIADGGDREHRTAADASKPPPPHNLAPEAQPSEKRFDPERARERRPKRQPTETQ, encoded by the coding sequence ATGGACGAGAAGGTCACCCAACACGAGCCCGCCGCCTGCGCCGAACCTTCCGGCGCGCGAAAAGGTCTTGCTTTTTTGAAGCGCAACGGCTCGCGGCGCTCGCCAGTCGCGATCGGTCTCACAGCGCTCATCGTCGCGTCACTCGGCTATGTGAGCTATCGAGTGATCTCTCCGAAGGATCAGTCGATCCAAAAGCCTGGACGGCGCGGCGCCTTTGGCGGACCTCCGCCTGTCGCAGTCGCGACCGTCGCGCGCAGCGACATCAAAATCGTCCGCCACGGCCTGCTCGGCTCCGTGACGCCCATCGCCAATGTCACCGTCAAGACGCAGCTCGGCGGCTATCTCACCGAGATCGGCTTCAAGGAAGGACAATACGTTCAAAAGGGCGATTTTCTCGCGCAGATCGATCCACGTCCCTATGAAGCGCAGAAGGCGCAATATGAAGGACAATTGCTTCGCGATCAGGGCCTCCTGAACCAAGCGCGCGACGACCTGCGCCGCTATCAATCCTTGAAGAAGCTCGATTCGATCGCACATCAACAGGCGGAAAACCAAGTCTGGATCGTCAAGCAATACGAAGGCTCCGTCAAAGCCGATCAAGCCCTCGTCGACAATCAGACTCTGAACCTCACCTATGCGCGCATCGTGTCTCCTATCGCAGGACGCGTCGGCCTGCGAAAGGTCGACGCAGGAAGCTATGTCACGACGCAGGACGCCATTGCGCTCGTGGCCCAGATCGATCCCATCTCCGTGATCTTTGGCGTGCCCGAGGATTATATTCCGGACATTCTACGCGCGCAAAAGAAGAATGGCGCGCTGGAAGTGATCGCCTTCGATCGTTCCGACACGAAGCAACTCGCGATCGGACGACTACACACGCTCGACAATACGATCGACCCGTCGACCGGCATGGTGAGCGCGAGAGCCGAATTCGAGAACAGGGACGAGAAGCTCTATCCCAATCAATTCGTGAATATTCATCTCCTCGTCGAGGTGCGCGAGCAGGCGCTCACTCTGCCGAAGACCGCGATCCGAAAGGGCGCCGCCGGCCATTTCGTCTATAAAGTGACGGGCGAGAATCGTGTCGTAATGCAACCTGTCATTCCCGCGGGAGGCGAGAATTTCGATGATGTCGCCGGATATAATGACGGCCGCATAGAGATCCTGCAGGGCGTGGCCGAAAGCGATCGCATCGTCGTCGAAGGCGCGGATCGCCTGCGCGAAGGAGCCGAGGTCACGATCGCCGACGGCGGCGATCGCGAGCATCGCACGGCCGCAGACGCCTCGAAGCCGCCTCCGCCCCACAATCTTGCGCCGGAGGCTCAACCTTCCGAAAAGCGCTTCGATCCCGAGCGGGCGAGAGAGCGCCGTCCGAAACGCCAGCCGACGGAAACGCAGTGA
- a CDS encoding multidrug efflux RND transporter permease subunit — MNPSQLFINRPVATTLLMAAIMLAGLFAYRMLPLSALPAVDYPTIQVQTFYPGASPEVMTSAVTAPLERQFGQMPGLNQMTSSSSAGASIITLQFDLGLSLDVAEQQVQAAINAGGNLVPQDLPTPPIYAKINPADAPIMTLAVTSKSMPLIDVEDYIETRLAQKLSQLPGVGLVGVGHGQRRAIRVRFNPKALAKYGLNIDDLRTIIGNTNTNAPKGGFDGPKQSTTINANDQIDDPAQFRNVIIAYRNGNPIRLSDVAEVRHGPENDKIASWANSTPAIILDIRRQPGANVIDVVENVKAMLPRLQASLPPSLEVSVLSDRTTTIRASVEDVELELMLAVILVVLVIFVFLRNLPATLIPSLSAPLSLVGAFVAMYLMGFSLDNLSLMALTISTGFVVDDAIVVIENIARYIEAGMAPMQAALRGSAQIGFTIVSLTVSLVAVLIPLLFMGDVVGRLFHEFAVTLAVTIVISAFVALSLVPMLCARLLRHRTLAQRSRFDIASERCIDGMIRLYGRALDVVLQRQPLMLAATVATLALTCVLYAVIPKGFFPPQDTGAIQAISEMRQEISFVGMVEKQHELGEAILRDPDVASISSSVGVDGENATLNSGRFFIALKPTSTRKSSVTEVIARLQAAAAQIPGAQLYMQPVQDLAIDSTVSKAAYHFVLENANVASLREWTPKLVERLREAPELANVASDLQNRGKALDIVIDRATAARFGITMAAVDNMLYDAFGQRIVSTIYTQSNQYRVILELDPERRASHDALSGLYLPSSSSSSSGQVPLAAIMHMEERDGPLQITHLGQFPATTISFDIARGASLGAAVQAIEAARREIELPESFALAMQGAVAAFTATSSSQVLLILAAIVTMYIVLGVLYESFVHPITILSTLPSAGVGALLALILTGHDLDVMGVIGIILLIGIVKKNAIMMIDFALEAERVDGLSPRDAIYRACLLRFRPILMTTMAAMLGAVPLMLGSGVGSELRQPLGASIVGGLVVSQMLTLFSTPVVYLYFDRLALYLARVGASDESERSEATE, encoded by the coding sequence ATGAACCCGTCGCAGCTCTTCATCAACCGTCCGGTCGCCACGACACTGCTGATGGCGGCCATCATGCTCGCAGGGCTGTTCGCCTATCGGATGCTGCCACTCTCCGCCTTGCCGGCTGTCGACTATCCGACGATACAGGTGCAGACTTTCTACCCTGGCGCCAGTCCGGAAGTCATGACCTCCGCTGTGACCGCGCCGCTCGAGCGGCAATTCGGACAAATGCCGGGCCTCAATCAGATGACCTCGTCGAGCTCGGCCGGCGCGTCCATCATCACATTGCAATTCGATCTCGGCCTGAGCCTCGACGTCGCCGAGCAGCAGGTGCAGGCGGCGATCAACGCCGGCGGCAATCTCGTGCCTCAGGATCTGCCCACTCCGCCGATCTACGCCAAGATAAACCCGGCAGATGCGCCGATCATGACACTCGCCGTCACTTCGAAATCGATGCCGCTGATCGATGTCGAGGACTACATCGAGACAAGGCTCGCGCAAAAGCTGTCGCAACTGCCTGGAGTGGGTCTCGTCGGCGTCGGACACGGTCAGCGGCGCGCGATTCGCGTTCGCTTCAATCCGAAGGCGCTCGCAAAATATGGGCTCAATATCGACGATCTGCGCACGATCATCGGCAACACCAACACCAATGCGCCCAAGGGCGGCTTCGACGGGCCGAAGCAATCCACGACGATCAACGCCAACGACCAGATCGACGATCCCGCGCAATTTCGCAATGTCATCATCGCCTATCGAAACGGCAATCCAATTCGCCTCTCCGACGTGGCGGAAGTCCGACACGGTCCCGAGAACGACAAGATCGCCTCCTGGGCCAATTCGACGCCGGCGATCATCCTCGACATAAGGCGCCAGCCCGGAGCCAATGTCATCGACGTCGTCGAGAACGTCAAAGCCATGTTGCCGAGGCTGCAGGCCTCGCTGCCGCCCTCGCTCGAAGTCTCTGTGCTCAGCGACCGCACCACGACGATCCGCGCTTCCGTCGAGGATGTGGAGCTCGAGCTCATGCTCGCCGTCATCTTGGTCGTTCTCGTCATTTTCGTGTTCCTGCGCAATCTGCCGGCGACTCTCATCCCCAGTCTCTCGGCGCCGCTGTCGCTCGTCGGCGCTTTCGTCGCCATGTATCTGATGGGCTTCAGCCTGGACAATCTGTCCCTCATGGCGCTCACCATCTCGACGGGCTTCGTCGTCGACGACGCCATCGTCGTGATCGAGAACATCGCGCGTTACATCGAGGCCGGAATGGCGCCGATGCAGGCGGCGCTGCGCGGCTCCGCGCAGATCGGCTTCACCATCGTCTCGCTGACCGTTTCCCTCGTCGCAGTGCTCATCCCTCTGCTGTTCATGGGCGATGTGGTGGGGCGGCTCTTCCATGAATTCGCCGTCACGCTCGCCGTGACCATCGTCATTTCTGCATTCGTCGCACTGTCGCTCGTGCCGATGCTCTGCGCGAGACTCCTGCGCCACAGAACCCTTGCGCAGCGCAGCCGCTTCGATATCGCCTCCGAACGCTGCATCGACGGAATGATTCGCCTCTATGGGCGCGCGCTCGATGTCGTTCTGCAACGCCAGCCGCTCATGCTGGCCGCGACCGTCGCGACGCTCGCGCTCACCTGCGTGCTCTATGCCGTCATTCCGAAAGGCTTCTTTCCACCGCAGGATACGGGCGCGATCCAGGCCATCTCCGAAATGCGGCAGGAGATTTCCTTCGTCGGCATGGTCGAAAAGCAACATGAGCTCGGCGAAGCGATCCTTCGCGATCCAGACGTCGCCTCCATCAGTTCCTCGGTCGGCGTCGACGGCGAAAACGCGACGCTCAACAGCGGTCGCTTCTTCATCGCTCTGAAGCCGACATCGACACGAAAGTCGAGCGTGACCGAAGTGATCGCGCGTTTGCAGGCTGCGGCGGCGCAAATTCCCGGCGCGCAGCTCTATATGCAGCCGGTCCAGGATCTGGCGATCGATTCGACCGTGAGCAAGGCCGCCTATCATTTCGTGCTCGAGAACGCCAATGTCGCGTCGCTCAGAGAGTGGACGCCGAAGCTCGTCGAACGCCTGCGCGAGGCTCCAGAGCTCGCGAATGTCGCGAGCGACCTGCAGAACCGCGGCAAGGCCCTCGATATCGTCATCGATCGCGCCACGGCCGCGCGCTTCGGCATCACCATGGCCGCTGTGGATAATATGCTCTACGACGCCTTCGGACAGCGTATCGTCTCGACGATCTATACACAGTCGAACCAATATCGCGTCATTCTCGAGCTCGACCCCGAGCGCCGAGCGTCGCATGACGCGCTGTCTGGCCTCTATCTCCCGTCATCGTCCTCCTCGTCGAGCGGTCAAGTTCCACTCGCCGCGATCATGCATATGGAAGAACGCGACGGGCCGCTCCAGATCACACATCTCGGCCAGTTCCCGGCGACGACGATCTCATTCGACATCGCGCGAGGCGCATCGCTCGGCGCCGCGGTTCAAGCGATAGAGGCGGCGCGTCGAGAGATCGAGCTCCCCGAAAGCTTCGCGCTCGCCATGCAAGGCGCAGTGGCAGCCTTCACTGCCACCTCGAGTAGCCAAGTGCTGCTGATTCTCGCCGCGATCGTGACGATGTATATCGTGCTCGGCGTGCTCTACGAGAGCTTCGTCCATCCGATCACCATTCTCTCGACGCTGCCTTCGGCCGGCGTCGGCGCCTTGCTCGCGCTGATCCTGACCGGCCATGATCTCGACGTCATGGGCGTCATCGGCATTATTCTTCTCATCGGCATCGTCAAGAAAAACGCGATAATGATGATCGATTTCGCCCTCGAGGCAGAGCGCGTCGACGGCCTCTCGCCCCGTGACGCGATCTATCGCGCCTGCTTGTTGCGCTTCCGGCCCATCCTCATGACGACGATGGCGGCCATGCTCGGCGCCGTGCCGCTCATGCTCGGCTCCGGCGTCGGATCGGAGTTGCGTCAGCCACTCGGCGCCTCGATCGTCGGCGGACTCGTCGTCAGCCAAATGCTGACCCTCTTCTCGACGCCAGTCGTCTATCTCTATTTCGATCGGCTCGCGCTCTATCTCGCCCGAGTCGGCGCCTCCGACGAAAGCGAACGAAGCGAGGCGACGGAATGA
- a CDS encoding efflux RND transporter permease subunit, with the protein MNISAPFITRPIATTLLTIGLTLAGALAFTRLPVAPLPQVDLPTISVTASLPGASPETVATSVAGPLERRLGAIADVTEMTSSSNTGQTNIILQFGLDRDINGAVRDVQAAVNAAAADLPTGLTSNPSYRKFNPADAPILILALTSTSLTRAQLYDAASNVLQQSLSQITGVGQVSINGGAAPAVRVELNPAALFKYGVGLEDVRAALASANANSPKGDIVRNGERWQIYTNDQASYARDYLPLIIAYRNGNPVRLSDIAEVKDSVADLRNAALAQGKPAILVTIFRQPGSNIIETVEQIKAQLPKLAAALPNDIEIIEASDRSTTIRASLRDTELTLVISVALVIAVVFLFIGEWRAALVPAIAVPVSIVSAFLAMYLLGYSLDILSLMALTIATGFVVDDAIVVLENIERHLEAGIPRREAALLGAREVGFTVLSISLSLIAVFLPLLLTGGLLGRMFREFSVTLSMAILVSLVISLTTTPMLCSVFLRAGPRREKHWSGFFSKVASGYARSLIWALHHRLLIIFALVASLALTIELFIVIPKGFFPEQDIGRLQGSIQADQGISFQAMSEKLGEFVSILRSDPAVDVVTGNTGAGSGGRAGSVNSGSISAALKPLSERDVSPAQIIERLRPKLAQVAGARLFLQSVQDLRAGGRPGGALYQYTLLADNSADLVEWTPKLMEALQKSGVVVDVNTDQQQNGVESFIEIDRDTMSRLGLTPVQVDNTLYDAFGQRQVSTIYSDLNQYHVVMEVAPRYWQDPQILREIYVSTAAKPASGSAASVLPIGSVTSVGGSGSTANASLDSARNASTNAIANSGRGGASSGAAVSTTVETMTPLIAFTRFKRGATPLAINHQGPFAAATISFNLAPGASLSDAVTEFDRAIAEIHMPATVHGGMEGTARTFQASRDSEPLLIVLALVAVYIVLGVLYESYVHPITILSTLPSAGVGALLALFAFGSELSVIALIGLFLLIGIVKKNAIMMIDFALDAQRMRAMSEYDAIVEACRLRLRPILMTTAAAILGALPLLASYGDGAEIRRPLGVTIVGGLVLSQLLTLYTTPVLYLTFGDMRDKIAGLRIARLFGWLRSQRS; encoded by the coding sequence ATGAATATTTCGGCGCCCTTCATCACGCGGCCCATCGCCACCACTCTGCTCACGATAGGCCTCACGCTCGCTGGCGCGCTGGCCTTCACCCGGCTGCCGGTGGCGCCGCTGCCTCAGGTCGATCTGCCGACGATCTCGGTCACCGCGTCGCTTCCCGGCGCCTCGCCGGAAACGGTCGCGACGAGCGTCGCTGGTCCCTTGGAGCGGCGACTCGGCGCGATCGCCGACGTCACCGAAATGACCTCGTCGAGCAATACGGGCCAAACCAATATCATTTTGCAATTCGGCCTCGATCGCGACATCAACGGAGCCGTCCGCGACGTGCAGGCGGCGGTGAACGCCGCGGCGGCGGATCTACCGACCGGGCTGACCTCCAACCCGAGCTATCGCAAGTTCAATCCGGCCGACGCGCCGATCCTGATACTCGCCTTGACGTCGACGTCGCTGACCCGCGCGCAGCTCTATGACGCCGCCAGCAATGTGCTTCAACAGAGCCTGTCGCAGATCACGGGCGTCGGGCAAGTCTCGATCAATGGCGGGGCCGCTCCGGCAGTGCGCGTCGAGCTCAATCCCGCGGCGTTGTTCAAATATGGCGTCGGCCTCGAGGACGTGCGCGCGGCCTTGGCCTCCGCCAACGCCAATAGCCCCAAGGGCGACATCGTTCGCAATGGCGAACGCTGGCAAATCTACACCAATGACCAGGCCAGCTATGCGCGGGATTATCTGCCGCTGATCATCGCCTATCGCAATGGCAATCCGGTGCGCCTATCCGACATTGCGGAAGTGAAGGATTCGGTCGCCGACCTCCGCAACGCCGCGCTCGCGCAAGGCAAGCCCGCCATATTGGTGACGATCTTTCGCCAACCGGGCTCGAACATCATCGAGACGGTCGAGCAGATCAAAGCTCAACTTCCAAAGCTCGCGGCGGCATTGCCGAATGATATCGAGATCATCGAGGCGTCGGACCGAAGCACGACGATCCGCGCCTCGCTCCGTGACACAGAATTGACGCTCGTCATATCCGTCGCGCTCGTAATAGCCGTCGTTTTTCTGTTCATCGGTGAATGGCGCGCGGCGCTGGTGCCGGCGATCGCAGTGCCCGTGTCGATCGTCAGCGCTTTCTTGGCGATGTATCTTCTCGGCTACAGCCTCGACATTCTTTCGCTCATGGCGCTGACGATCGCGACCGGATTCGTCGTCGACGATGCGATCGTCGTGCTCGAGAACATAGAGCGACATCTCGAGGCGGGGATCCCTCGGCGCGAGGCGGCGCTGCTAGGCGCCCGCGAAGTCGGTTTCACAGTCCTCTCCATCAGCCTGTCGCTCATCGCGGTGTTCCTGCCGCTGCTGCTCACGGGCGGCCTGCTCGGACGAATGTTCCGTGAGTTTTCCGTCACGCTCTCGATGGCGATCCTCGTATCGCTCGTCATCTCGCTGACGACGACGCCCATGCTCTGCTCCGTCTTTCTGAGAGCCGGGCCGCGGCGCGAGAAGCACTGGAGCGGCTTCTTCTCGAAAGTGGCGAGCGGCTATGCGCGCAGCCTTATTTGGGCGCTGCATCATCGCTTACTGATCATATTCGCCCTCGTCGCTTCGCTCGCGCTGACCATCGAGCTCTTCATCGTCATTCCGAAGGGTTTTTTCCCCGAGCAGGACATCGGACGCCTGCAAGGCTCTATCCAGGCGGATCAAGGCATATCGTTTCAAGCGATGAGCGAGAAGCTCGGTGAATTCGTCTCGATCTTGCGTAGCGATCCCGCTGTCGACGTGGTTACGGGCAACACCGGCGCGGGTAGCGGCGGGCGCGCCGGCTCCGTGAACAGCGGATCGATATCCGCGGCACTCAAGCCGCTCTCCGAACGCGACGTGAGCCCGGCCCAGATCATCGAGCGATTGCGCCCCAAATTGGCGCAGGTCGCCGGCGCGAGGCTGTTCCTCCAGTCGGTTCAGGATCTTCGCGCCGGTGGGCGGCCGGGCGGCGCCCTCTATCAATATACGCTCCTCGCCGACAATTCCGCCGACCTCGTCGAATGGACGCCAAAACTCATGGAGGCGCTGCAGAAGAGCGGCGTCGTCGTGGATGTGAACACCGATCAGCAGCAGAATGGCGTCGAGAGCTTCATAGAGATAGACCGCGATACGATGTCACGATTGGGCCTCACGCCGGTGCAGGTGGACAATACTCTCTATGACGCCTTCGGGCAGCGGCAGGTGTCGACCATCTACAGTGATCTCAATCAATATCATGTCGTGATGGAGGTCGCGCCGCGCTATTGGCAAGACCCGCAGATCCTGCGTGAAATCTATGTGAGCACGGCGGCGAAGCCCGCGAGCGGCTCCGCCGCCTCCGTCCTCCCCATCGGCTCCGTGACATCCGTCGGCGGAAGCGGATCGACGGCGAACGCCTCGCTCGACTCGGCGCGCAACGCCTCGACCAATGCGATCGCCAATTCCGGCCGGGGCGGCGCCTCGAGCGGCGCCGCGGTGAGCACGACCGTCGAGACCATGACGCCACTGATCGCCTTCACGCGCTTCAAGCGAGGCGCGACGCCGCTCGCGATCAATCATCAAGGCCCCTTCGCCGCCGCGACGATTTCCTTCAATCTCGCCCCGGGAGCGTCGCTCAGCGACGCTGTCACGGAGTTCGATCGGGCGATCGCCGAGATTCATATGCCGGCGACCGTGCATGGCGGCATGGAGGGCACGGCCCGCACTTTTCAAGCGTCCCGTGACAGCGAGCCACTGCTGATCGTCCTGGCGCTGGTCGCAGTCTATATCGTTCTCGGCGTTCTCTATGAGAGCTATGTGCATCCGATCACGATACTGTCCACACTGCCATCGGCCGGAGTCGGCGCGCTTCTGGCTCTGTTCGCTTTCGGATCAGAGCTCAGCGTCATCGCGCTGATCGGCTTGTTCCTGCTCATCGGCATCGTCAAAAAGAATGCGATCATGATGATCGACTTCGCGCTCGATGCGCAGCGTATGCGGGCGATGAGCGAATATGACGCGATCGTCGAGGCTTGCCGGCTTCGCCTTCGTCCCATACTGATGACGACAGCAGCGGCGATTCTCGGCGCGCTTCCGCTCTTGGCGAGCTATGGCGATGGCGCCGAAATTCGGCGTCCGCTCGGCGTCACCATCGTCGGCGGTCTCGTGCTCAGCCAATTGCTGACGCTTTATACGACGCCCGTTCTCTATCTGACATTCGGCGACATGCGCGACAAGATCGCGGGCCTTCGCATCGCGCGCCTTTTCGGATGGCTCCGCTCGCAGCGCAGTTAA
- a CDS encoding NYN domain-containing protein yields MRNFERSAIFIDGANLHLAVSSLGIDLDYARLLRRLRGKSHSAQVFYYAALTEAQANGPTNRLTEWLGCNGYVVVRKQIAESVDGFGRHRFRGSIDVDLAVAVMAMTERVDAMTLVSGNGAFRSLVAAVQRKGVRVSVISTIRTPRPIIAEELRRQADEFIDIDDLSNEIRRVSAQRVG; encoded by the coding sequence ATGCGAAATTTCGAACGAAGCGCAATATTCATCGACGGCGCAAATCTGCATCTGGCGGTCAGTTCTCTCGGCATCGATCTCGACTACGCGCGGCTTTTGCGCCGGCTTCGAGGAAAATCACATTCGGCCCAGGTCTTCTACTACGCTGCGTTGACGGAGGCGCAAGCCAATGGGCCGACAAATCGACTGACCGAATGGCTCGGCTGCAACGGATATGTCGTCGTCAGGAAGCAAATCGCGGAATCGGTCGATGGCTTTGGCCGTCACCGATTTAGAGGAAGCATCGACGTCGACCTCGCGGTCGCCGTGATGGCGATGACCGAGCGTGTCGATGCGATGACCTTGGTTTCCGGCAATGGCGCGTTTCGATCGCTCGTCGCGGCGGTCCAGCGCAAAGGAGTGCGCGTATCCGTCATTTCGACGATCAGGACGCCGCGGCCGATAATCGCCGAAGAATTGCGTCGTCAAGCCGATGAATTCATCGACATCGACGATCTCTCGAATGAAATTCGGCGTGTGTCCGCCCAGCGGGTCGGGTGA